From one Gimesia sp. genomic stretch:
- a CDS encoding beta-ketoacyl-ACP synthase III, giving the protein MSLKVQTKNQVNSNDLESVLDASGLLDQQINLVPENKKIESKRGRQVISQRTNSLLGVQIVSSGSYVPDNVVTNQDLQKRYGFDPEWIEQRTGILERRHAPEGIATSDLCYEAAQKAIRAARVNPEDIDLLIVGTFTPDFQCPSVACLVQDRLGLDAPAIDLQAACAGFMYALVTAAQYVATGNSKLALVIGGDCNSRIVNPEDRRVAPLFGDGAGAVLLAKGDPHQGLTCYQTGSDGSGCSLLDRPAGGTRNPATAEDIQEGRHFLNMDGRSVFKWAVRTVADSIDLMLTKTGMSVHDVDLFLMHQANIRIIDSACDQLGIPREKVYNNLDRYGNTSGGSIPIVLDEAFNAGRINRGDTILLSGFGAGLAWGTGLFRW; this is encoded by the coding sequence ATGTCTTTAAAAGTTCAAACAAAAAATCAGGTAAACTCAAACGATCTGGAATCAGTTCTAGACGCGTCCGGGTTATTGGACCAGCAGATAAATCTGGTACCTGAGAATAAAAAAATAGAGAGCAAGCGTGGTCGCCAGGTGATTAGTCAACGAACTAATTCATTGTTGGGGGTCCAGATTGTTTCCAGTGGTTCTTACGTACCCGACAATGTGGTAACGAATCAGGACCTGCAGAAACGGTATGGTTTTGACCCGGAATGGATTGAACAGCGAACGGGAATTCTGGAGCGTCGACATGCTCCTGAGGGAATTGCAACCAGCGATCTCTGCTATGAAGCGGCACAAAAGGCAATTCGTGCTGCCCGCGTGAACCCGGAAGACATCGACCTGTTGATCGTGGGAACGTTCACTCCCGATTTTCAGTGTCCCTCCGTAGCCTGCCTGGTGCAGGACCGCCTCGGGCTGGATGCACCTGCCATTGATCTGCAGGCTGCCTGTGCCGGATTCATGTATGCTCTGGTGACCGCAGCTCAGTATGTGGCAACCGGTAACAGTAAACTGGCTCTGGTCATCGGTGGAGACTGCAACAGCCGCATTGTCAATCCGGAAGACCGTCGGGTCGCTCCACTGTTCGGTGATGGTGCTGGAGCAGTGCTTCTGGCTAAAGGTGATCCGCATCAGGGTTTGACCTGTTATCAGACCGGATCCGATGGCAGTGGCTGTTCGCTACTGGATCGTCCTGCAGGGGGAACCCGTAATCCGGCTACCGCGGAAGACATTCAAGAAGGACGGCATTTCCTGAATATGGACGGCCGCAGCGTCTTTAAATGGGCTGTTCGTACTGTCGCTGATTCCATCGATCTGATGCTCACTAAAACCGGTATGAGCGTGCACGATGTTGATCTGTTTTTAATGCATCAGGCCAACATCCGCATTATTGATTCCGCCTGCGATCAGCTGGGTATTCCCCGTGAAAAGGTCTACAATAACCTTGATCGCTATGGTAACACCTCCGGCGGTTCAATTCCCATCGTTCTGGATGAAGCCTTCAATGCAGGCCGCATTAACCGGGGAGATACAATCCTCCTGAGCGGCTTTGGTGCTGGTCTGGCCTGGGGAACTGGTCTGTTCCGCTGGTAA
- the metK gene encoding methionine adenosyltransferase, translating to MAKFSFTSESVSMGHPDKVSDQVSDGILDALLAEDPYSRVACETLCTTDFVLLAGEITSNANVDYEKIARDVIRDIGYTSEDIGFNADTCEVLVKLHQQSADIAQGVDAEGAGDQGLMFGYACNQTEEYMPVPIALSHRILNKLTEIRQNGEVNWLLPDSKSQVTVEYEDGKPVGVSAVVVSTQHTDDVTQAEIREFIIEKVIKDVIPADFLSDDTKYHINPTGRFVIGGPHGDAGLTGRKIIVDTYGGWGRHGGGAFSGKDSTKVDRSAAYMARYIAKNIVAAGLATECEVQLSYAIGVVEPTSVYVDTKGTSVIPEEKISELVRELFPLNPQGIIEHLQLRRPIFRKTTWGGHFGRNDPDFTWEATDKAAELRDAAGLGNEVPEPQFAIS from the coding sequence CAGGTTTCCGATGGCATTCTGGATGCACTGCTTGCTGAAGATCCTTACTCACGCGTCGCTTGTGAAACTCTGTGTACCACTGACTTCGTTCTGCTTGCCGGTGAAATTACCAGCAACGCCAACGTCGATTACGAGAAAATTGCCCGCGATGTCATTCGGGACATCGGCTACACCAGCGAAGACATCGGCTTCAACGCAGATACCTGCGAAGTGCTGGTGAAATTGCATCAGCAGAGTGCAGATATTGCCCAGGGCGTCGACGCCGAAGGGGCTGGCGACCAGGGGCTGATGTTCGGTTATGCCTGCAATCAGACGGAAGAGTACATGCCGGTGCCGATTGCTCTGTCGCACCGTATTTTGAACAAGCTGACTGAAATCCGTCAGAACGGTGAAGTGAACTGGTTGCTGCCGGACAGCAAAAGCCAGGTCACTGTCGAATACGAAGACGGCAAGCCTGTCGGTGTTTCCGCGGTTGTGGTTTCAACCCAGCACACTGATGACGTTACTCAGGCTGAAATTCGTGAATTTATCATCGAAAAGGTCATCAAGGATGTCATTCCTGCCGACTTTTTGAGTGATGATACCAAGTATCACATCAACCCGACCGGACGGTTTGTGATCGGCGGACCTCACGGTGACGCTGGTTTGACTGGTCGTAAGATTATCGTCGATACTTACGGTGGCTGGGGCCGTCATGGTGGTGGTGCTTTCAGTGGAAAAGACTCAACCAAAGTAGACCGCTCCGCTGCTTACATGGCCCGTTACATTGCCAAGAACATCGTTGCCGCCGGCCTGGCAACAGAGTGCGAAGTTCAGCTTTCCTATGCGATTGGTGTGGTCGAGCCGACCAGCGTGTATGTGGACACCAAGGGAACTTCCGTCATTCCGGAAGAGAAAATTTCCGAACTGGTTCGTGAGCTCTTTCCGCTGAATCCGCAGGGAATCATCGAGCATCTGCAACTGCGTCGTCCCATCTTCAGAAAGACCACCTGGGGCGGACATTTTGGTCGGAACGATCCTGATTTTACCTGGGAAGCAACCGACAAAGCTGCTGAACTGAGAGACGCTGCTGGCCTGGGAAATGAAGTTCCCGAGCCTCAATTTGCCATTTCCTGA